Below is a window of Malus domestica chromosome 13, GDT2T_hap1 DNA.
accTCCCAAGCAACCTTTGGTGCAGCAGGTTGTTGTACCAACTGTTGAAATTGAGGCCTAGAGTGCTGATCTTTGTCCCACTTTAAattaggatgatctctccaacctgaaTTGTAGAAATTTAAATACGGGTCATATCTGGGACGCTGGAAATTGTTAAATGCAATAACCTACTCTGCTGTAAAATCTGGACAAACGTCTTTATGTGGGCAGCTCGTAAAATCGTGAGTTATCATGTTGCAAATGCTACAAGCAACTTGTAAGGGCTGCTGTACAGCAACCTGTGAACCTGGTATTCTTTGtaataacatgtcaaattttgcatcaagccttttctccattttttcaatttgtgctgCAATATATGGAGAGCCGTTAGACATCTCAAAAACAGACCTAGATTGTGGCTGCTCAACTGTCCACGGTTGTGTATCTGCTGCCATTctttcaaataacaaacaagccTCTTGTGCATTTTTATCTTTGTGCGAACCTCCGCATGAAGCGTTGACAAGAGTTTTTATAGTCATATTCAACCCTctgaaaaatatatgcatttgatCAGTAGTGTTAATACCCGAATGTGGACATTTTGTAATCAACTCTTTGAACCGTTCCCACGCCTCATGAAactcttcatttggtttttgggcaAATGATAAAATCTGAGTTCTTATGTCAAGAGTCTTTGAAGCTGGATAatacttgtttaaaaaaatttcactgaGTTGGGCCCAAGTTGTAATGCTTCCAGATAGGAGTGTGAGAAGCCATCTCCTTGCTTGATCTTTCAGAGTGTAAGGAAGTCAACGGAGCTTAATAGATTCGGCTGAAAATCCTCTCACCAAAATATTTTTTGCACCCCATTAAAAATTCTGCAATATGCATGTTTGGATCATCAGATGATAACCCATGAAATGTAGGTAGAATATTCAACATGTGTTGCTTTATTTCAAATGTAGACCCTTCCTCCACTGCCGAATAAGTAATACAATTTGGTATATTTGTGGTATGGGCTGTCAGTGAATCACGCAGGGGCAGACCAGCCTCTAGAATTACAAATGTCATTTTTTCTTTGCTGTGCAGGTCTCCAAAATTTAAAGACTGTAGAAAAGTTCCCTGCAGAGGAGGAACCCTCTGCAAAGTTTGCTCCCTGCGTTTCCTCCTTAAATTCTGCTCAAGTTCTGGATCAAGTGGAATCAATTTCTGcactgttgaacgggtgctgacCATGCACAGATTTATGAAATCTGCACTACTGTACTGTTGTAATctgtaaatataaaataaaaacgaaaattaattttttttatatgtataaacaGCAATAACTAATCGAAAATCTGATtagaaggaattattttgaataatccccggcaacggcgccattttcttgatagggattttactactcatgtgaatgcgataaaaacctcctattatacttgcaagaatcacaaggttgttgtagtataaacggatctcgcaagatcattctccacagggattattgaATAATTCGAAActaaccaaattccaattacttattgtaaagtagaaattgagatgattgattttataacctaattaaaataaaaacaaaattaatgaataaaataaacaatctgcaatattagagctagagagaaaagaaaacagttttgggagaataaaattaagaaagcactagggttccaccatcacctagcaatcctatgaatttttaccaattacttatgatctacacatgccactttgaaggttagattttcctaattcatattctacttggaacctccaacatagaacgtatatctaacatgcaatccgtctggacgttcggatcaaatctgaacatgaaagactcattatgctttatgaaaatcctttgaaaaaccatgcaatccttaagacgtgatattcatcataagtgaaattacaattattaatcacaagaagccagcgtcaatttcagggaaccttccgaccaaaattgcatcaaattacttttctaaagattctaatggtgatcaggcattaagacaattagatagtttttatcccggtaattaacaattcaaagtatgcatgcaatcaatcataagcaattaaataaaaatcacatattcatgttaaggctcaaggcttcgccctaacaaaagaaattagttccgcatactcgtaattgaaatcatagaaaatatattcaagaaaatgattgaaaacaccttcaagtagaaaatctccaaaaccctaacaattctctctgtctccaaagttgcataaaataaagcgtagaGAAAAattgtagacggccaagcaataaaTCTGCTAAGctcccacacaaaccctaggaaactaaaattaataaaaaaaaaccaataaattaggaaacataaccctaaattaaatggtaaaattcgtctaaaatctgaacagccacgttttttaCCCATAAACTGccccaaaactggcccaatatagctggatttaatgtttggaatattctgaacacttctccagaaggccacgaacccatccgatgtcatcttgggctccaaaaacgcagtttaagcccaaaaatgtcattttccgGCACTGCACActgtttctttattttatcgccagaaaataaccgcttgatggaaaaatcccaaattttgataagatcaagctaagtgactcatgaacgtcctccaactggaattactccaaaattcgtccatttgatcatgttttgcttcagAGGAACTCGagagtcctatattgaaaatacaattcaaagtatcaaaattcttccaatatattaaccaaaatatactaagattagggtaaaatatataatataaaatctactcatcagtaTGCAAGTCGCAAAATAGAATTTTATTGGCCAAATTTTGTTCGTGATTCTTGTGGTGATACTCTACTTTTGAATAGACCCATGCGGTGAAAAAGCTATTAATTGTAATCATGTGGTGAAATTCGTTATCAATCATAGTCCAAATTGGATTTTTCCTCATTCTTCTGTCATTTGTAGGGGCAAAATTGTTCTTTTCGTTTTTATGGATTCCATCAATCAATCATAAAGCGCCATATggacatgattttttttatttttaaaacttttagagctacaataaaagaataaataaacaataaaattataAGATTCATATTATCAGACTTTCTCATTTCAAGAGAGTCAGGAGTCCAAATTCATGATTTAAAAAATCACAAAGTACCTCGCCGCGTTTAGGTTAGAATATAAGTTATTATGCAAACATTGAATATAGTTTCATTTTAAGAACAATGGTGGACATGATGGCTAGGGTAGGAAGGTAGTGGGTGGTCTCTATGGCTATGGCTGACAAGGGTAGGGATTGGGGAGggatttccttcttttttttttccttctatgtttgttgattataaaaatgtgGAATTACCAAAAAGAATGGAATGACCTTTTTACCCCTGCATGCAGATGAGATTTTGATAGAAATTTCAATTTGGATTACGATTAATAACAAACTTCACCACAGGGTTAAGATTAACATTTTTTTCACCACAAGGGTCGATAGCAGCTCTAAAATCCTTTTTGTAAGGATTTTAAAGATCAGCTTATCAGTCATATTGtgattaaaatttattttaaattttttatttaaaattgaacacaaacatTACTTAATAAAAGTTGATCGCATAGATGATGAATGGCGAAGATAGAGAATCCTCGTTCGAACATCACAACCCTTAACCAGTATGAAAGCCGTTTGTTTGACCAGATTAGAGGGGACTGAACTAGACTAGACTAATTGCTAGTGTAGCCTCATGTTTGGTTTGCACAAGGATTAGGTTTAATGGGATTAGGGGGACTCGCTCGGATTAATGGCTTCGCTAGGAGTTCTTAGCGAAGAACCCCAAATTTGACCGGACTCGTAAGACCTTCACGAGAGAGAACCTCACTCATCCTGCGAGAGAGAATCGTTGCACATCGCTCCATGCTTGCCCTGCTCCCTCATCCTTGTCCTCCTCACCCTTATCTCTGCGTCCTGTTTGCCCTCATCTACATCATGCTCGCCCTCATCTGCTCCTCTTGCCTGGTAAACTTCGAATCTtcgatttgttttgcaaatcGTGATATTACTGAgctttatttgatttagttgttttgggtttgagaaattttcaatAATAGACCTCTGTACTTGAACAAATTAGGATTTTGCTTTTTAATAGACCTCTGCACTTGAACAAATTAGGATTTTGCTTTTTAGGGTCAAATTGCAGATTGAGATTGGACAGTTTGGAATTAGTTGATGtctaattttttatgtttgagaTTCTtccatttggttttgttttctcaCTTGGGTTGTAGATCGTGATTCGTACTAGATAAGATGTAGAAGTTATGCCTTTACCTTTGTTGTAGTTCTACTCTTTTCAGGTAATTTATCCAAAAACTAGGAATCCATTCATTCTGCTTTTGAGTTTTCTTCTTTGGGAGTAACTAATTCTTTTGATCctaatttttgaaattattaGATTGGAGCCAAAGGCTTAAATCTTGATGccttttttttctgggttttaatTCCCTTGGAACCCATTCCAGTTACATTTATTTGTGTGGGAGCAAAGTGGGTTTGTGTTGGATTTTAGggtatttttggtattttgctTATTAGGGTTTGCTTGAGAGTTTACCATATAAACCATGCTTTGTATTAGGGTTTGATCAATCATCGAATAAAATGTTCTTTCTTATACTGTTTGACTTGGTATCAAGAGCAGTCCGTTTGGACCTGTCTCTGAACCACTGCGCTGCCTAGATCACGCCACCACTATCGGAACATCACTGCACTGCACCGCACTGACGAAGCCCAGATCACTGATCGCACCACCACCATCGGAATGTCACTGCACTGCACTTCTGTCCTTTCTCTGATGAAGCCTAGGTCGCTGATCGCACTACCTTGATGCTATTTGTTGTTCCTGCCTGTCTGAACTAATTGTCGACTTGTTGCTGCTACTACCTGATTAACCACCGCCACCAGATTTGAATTTGTACCGGCCTGCACAACCAACACATCAGGTATCTCTTTGTTACGACCTTCATTGTGAACATGGCATCCTCAAAAGATGATTCCCTGCAAGCTATTGGTGTGAAATTACATGGAAATAATTATGTGTATTGGgcatatgtgatgaagaatTTTCTGATTGGAAAAGGATTGTGGGGCTATGTGTCTGGAAAGGTTTCCATTCCAGACAAACCCAAAGATGAAAAATATGATGAACTGCTTACTGCTTGGGAGATGAATAATTCAAAGATTATTACTTGGATTAATAACTCTGTTGATATGGCTATTGGAATACAACTTGCTAAGTTCTCTACATCTAAGGAAGTTTGGGATCACTTAGCAAAGTTGTATACCAAGGCCAATTTTGCAAAGCGTTACCAGTTAGAAATGGAGATTCGTGCAATCCAGCAAGGTGAAAAGAGTATTCAAGATTTTTATAATGAGATGACTAGTCTTTGTGACCAACTTGCACTGACTGAACCTAAAGAACTTAGTATTGTGGAGGTCTATTGTCAGTATAGAGAAGAACAACGCCTTGTTCAGTTCTTGATGCCTCTTCGAGATGAGTTTGAGACTCTTCGTAGCTCTATACTACATCGGACTCCTCTTCCATCTGTTGATTCCGTACTCCATGAGTTACAAGCCGAAGAAGTCCGTGTGCAATCACATTCACATAGGCTTTCTTCGGCTTTGTCGAACTCTTCAGCATTGGCTATGACGACGAGATCGAGACCTTGTGGTAAAAGGGTTATTGGTATGGATGAGTGTGCCTATTGCAAGGGAAAAGGGCATTGGAAGGTGAATTGTCCAAAGTTGCTCAATGACAATAAGAAACAGCTTGCAACCGAGACTAATCCACCAAAAGCATTGGCCATGTTGACTCTGGAAACTACTACAATTGACCGTGTTGATGATTTTGACTTTGGTTGGTGAGGCTCGATCATTAGTTTCGTTCCAGTCCAGTTAAGTTtgcaagtcaagtcaagttcgTAAGTTGGTAAGTTtgcaagtcaagtcaagtcaagacAAGTTAAGTCAAGTTCGTCAATTCGCTAGTTCGTCCATGTAGCAAGGCTTGCATGCTCGCTTGATGGGGTTTGAATCCACATTTGCTTGTAGACAAACTCATGTCGTATACCGTCATGAGTTTGACgacatgagtttgacgggggatGTTGGATTTTAGggtatttttggtattttgctTATTAGGGTTTGCTTGAGAGTTTACCATATAAACCATGCTTTGTATTAGGGTTTGATCAATCATCGAATAAAATGTTCTTTCTTATACTGTTTGACTGTTTGTAACTGTTTGAAGTAAGTTGCTTAATTAGCATGTGGCCAGTGGAGGATCCAGAATTTCAAGATTGGGGGGTCTCAagataaaagttcaaaaaaatatattagacTAGTTTGGTTCCATAtcactattttttattgaatttggtTCATTGAATAATCAAAATTAATCAACCACATCAAGTGGCCCAGTAGTAAGGGCACAGATTTCAGCtctcaaaatacaaaaaacagGGAGGTCCCAGGTTCAAGGCTCCAAGCTGTGAGTCTACTTGACTATGGTCAGGAGAAagctgaaatgcctctgtaaGTCTTCCAGGCCTCTAGAAGGGGTGGATAACCGTGACTTGCCACTAGTTGTCCTGctttaaaagaaataataataataatcaagaTTAATCTCAAAGGTAATAAAACCAACAAATTCTCCTCAGCAACATAACGCATCAATTAATGACTCTACAAAGATGAAATTTATATATTACAATTGGGAGTTGAGACTAGAGTCTAGGATTGAAAAACTTAAATGAATTGGGAAGAAATAAAATTAGGTAGCTAGAGGTGGTGGAACGGCAAATGGTGCTGGGGGATGGGGTAACTTGAGTTTAAAGTTGGGAGGTTGCGGCGATTTGGGGTTGGGAATTCTTAAATATAATTTGGGGATACTAGAAATGACCGGGGTTCTCGGGCTCTGTATAAAGAAACAaagatattttagtttttaaatcttTTATAATTACCTGGCCAAAAAACGTTGTCGTTTCGGCTAggtcttttaaaacaaaaattagaaacctcttcttctttgttataaGCAATGCTACATGCACATCCATGGAGGCAAAAAGCCTCTCCACTGCACCTGCCCAAATTGTTGGAGGGTCTCGAATGTCGATCACAAGTGTTTCTTCGGGCTTCCGGAGGGTCCCGGGACCTCCCGAGTCCCTATATGGATCCGCCCATGCATGTGGCTGCTTAATTATCATGTAGCTCCATGCATCaaataatttgtatttttgtatGTATACTTTGTGGCGTGCAATTTAACTTTCTTTGCTACCTGGATGAGGGAGGAGCTTATAGGAGGTTAAATGGGTTCCTGTTATGGGGTTGTGCAGTTATAGCTTCCTTTGTGCCTTCACATCACATGTTATGGTTGTATGCCGTAAGGAGTTTAATTGTTGAAGTATGTTTTTATCTTAATCAGGATAATGCTATTTTACAAATATGAGCATCTTGAGATGAGATTAGGTTGCACTTATCTATACTGGACCAAACATGTCAATAGCATTGATAAAAAGTACAAAGCCAATTAATCATCTGGTGGAAAGGAGATTCTTTGCATGCATTTGAGCACAATAACGATGATCTTTGCATGCTATTTGCATCCGGTGGAAAGGAGATTCTTTGCATGCTAGTTGTTTTGGTATGCAATCACGTTAAAATGCATGAAGAATCTCATAATGATGATGATCTTTGCAATGTAGGATTGAGCATAATCATGCGCATACACATAAGCACGCACAGATCACACACAATTGCTTTGTAATGACGATGATCTCTAGTTCTAAAAATTGAGAGCAAGTAACTTGTATCTTTGTGATCTAGTTGCTTTGTATCATGAATTCTTTTGATCTAGTTCATTGGGTATCATAATCACTTCATTTCCATCACCCTTAATAATAGTAATATTACATATATCATGTCCtcaaattttttccttttttttttagtttggatagatatggatcAAAGGAAGCTgttattgatcttattgttagagatgtctcatttagagacaatttgcatttgtacgattcttgtgTTGCTATGCTAAGGGCcaaacagagacatgttgaacgaTGCACTTTGACTAACAGTTCACTTGTTAGATGACagattagtttgtgttatctgaatggtataatagggaatactgatattgaatgtgtcaacgaattgagaatggatagaaggacttttggcatattatttgacttacttcgtcaagatAGGAGGGTAAAAGATGATGGTTTGGTGTCTCTGGAGGAGCAGGTGTGTGACTTTACAAATACTAGCATatcatactaagaatcgtagtATTGGTGCtagattttataggtcgggagagactataagtaggtatttcaatagtgtattgcaaggaattttgcgattacaaGGTATCCTACTAAAAGTCCCACATCAtgtgcctattgattctacagATCATAGGTGGCGGTGTTTTAAGGTATGTTgataattttttcaattttctctaAGCTTTAACTAGATattccctttgtataaattaacaaaagctttttttttcttttagaattgcttgggagcattAGATGGAACGCGcattgatgtgcatgtacctgaaattgacaaacctagataccgaacaagaaagggtcgagtcacaactaatgtgttaggtgtgtgttcaggGGATATGCAattcatatatgtgtttccgggGTGGGAGGGCTCCATATCAGACTCTAGAGtgctacatgatgcaattaCTAGGCCTAATAATTTAAAGGTACCAGCATGTAAGACTATTAGTTTGTCTCAAATTTGTAAGTTAGGTCTAATTTTGTTTGTGAACTACAAATACTAATAggtcttattattattattattattattattattattattattattattaccttgtagatggtggttatacaaatggtgaaggattccttgcaccctatagaggaataccttatcatttatTTGAATGGGAGGGACGAACACCGTCCATTAAGGAggaatattttaacatgaagcattctaaggcaagaaatgtaattgaacgctgttttgacttgctaaaaggaaggtggGCGATACTAAGGAGTTCATCTTTCTATCCAATAAGGACACAAAGTCGaataattaccgcttgttgcctactacacaatcttattaggcaagagatgtcTGTAGATCCAATGGAAAATTTTccaataatagaagatggacaaaatacgaaagaaggtgaatatgttggtGGTGTTGGAACATCTGACCAATGGACTATAACACGGAATGCCATGGCTCAGGAAATGAATAAtgagtggagagcaattaggaaccaACAACTGAACTAGTTATATGCGTTAATGATAACATTTTGTTTCAGTTTTCCTattttagttttcctttttatcatgcatATGTTGGACATTAGCAAAATGATTGGATTGCTCATCATTGATTGTAATTCAATTTATTGATTGGATAGTATGCAaattgattggatattatgcaaattgattcTTTGTATTGTACTTTAGtacattcaaatattttttgtttaggtatggataacgACAATAATTTGAATGCTGCTCAAGTGCCAAAAGGAAGGAGGTgtaaatgggaagcatttgGGAAAGAAGCATTACTATCTgttcttgaggattttgttgctcgaAGGCAACGGTGTGACATAGGTGCTTTCAAATAAGGTACTTTGATTGAAGTAGCGAAAGCTATCAATGTGTTATGTCccaattcaaatataaaggcaATGTGTCAATGTGGTGCCTTTTGACATGAGATGTATTTTGTTAATCATACAATATTAAttaggattttgtaaattatagGGATCTAATAAGAAGcaggattttgtaaattaagcCAACTAGTAATTTTGTGTATGCCAAGCAACAACAGTTTCTCAAGCACTCATCCTCACATTGTTTCCAACTCGCATTCGTATCCACCAGTGCCCCTGATGTGTAAGGAGTTCTCACGTTGGCAACTTTGATGAAACCTTCGCCATTTCCGCATGCCTCGTGCTTCCTCACACAACCACTCGATGCATTTTCATGTTCCACTCAACTTCCACCAAGGGTTGAAACCCTGGGAAGCATTTGCACTCAAACTCACTCAAGCCGTAAGTTCCTAAGGGGTCACATATGCTGAATGCTCCACACCAGCCATAAAACTCGCATTTGCTCAAGGGTTCAGACCAAACTAGGTTCCACCCCTGATTTTGTCGATACTGTGTAAATTCTTTGATTAATGCAAAACTATCCATCACTATTATTCTTGAGATGATCGAAGGGTTGACAACGTCCCACATCAATGTGATCTTATTCTTGTCATTTGTAGTGTAGATTTTAAGTCCACCTTGCACTATGGCTGTGCCATTCCACCACCCTCTATTCACATTCTAGTTTCCCCCTATTCACAATTCGCAAATGTGAACTagaattttcattagtttccaaaaaaaaaaaatagaattttcaTTATCCTActtcttagtccaacactgcaTCAAATGTTTCACTAAATTAATCcaacttagtctagtctaaatCAGTCTAGCTTGATCACTGCAGCTAATCCAGTCTGATCAGTCCGATGCAACAAACTTGGGTTCTTCCAATATCACATGTGACCTTAAACACAGCGGGTTCGGACGGCGAAGGCTCACCAAAACGTTAAAAATTACCCGTAGTTGCAATGGTATACTTTTGACTCCATAAACACAGTAGGTTCAGACCGCGAAGGCTCACCAAAAAGTCGTCGTCACGTTCAGTTAGGACATCTCTACGGCAGCAGAGTTTGCTTCTAGTTTCAGCTTCTACTTAAAGCAACAGAGAGAAAAGCACGCTCCCACAAACCAAACATTCTCTGCACCACCACCGTCATTAATCTGATCTCGCAAGAAATCCACCGGAAGCTCCGCCGACAATGGCGTCTCCGCTgcgtctcctcctcctcccactATTTCTTTCCTGCATTGTTTTGTTGAGCCACCAGGTCAAATGCGATGGAGGTAAAGTTTTGTCCCTTTGCTCAACAGCTTTAGTTAACTTCCAAATCTTGAGGCTTTGTGACAGTGGTGGAGTTTATGAAATCTGTTTCTGTTTTTATACATTCATGATTTTATTTCcattttggttttgtttctaaTTTATCAATATTGTGTTCAAACCCCCATTTCAGATGAGATCTGATTAGGGGATATTAAACTgggtttaattaatttggatCAAGAAAAAACAACATAGAATGTGTATTAGCTTACTGGATCTTGTGGATTTAGTTTTTTGCAAATAGTGTTGTTGGAAAACTACAAATTAACTCTATGCATCTCCCTGGAGGAATCAATGATCTGAATTTTACTAGGAAGAGATCCTAAAGACTTGTACCATTGTATGAGACTCTTTTCTGGAGTTTCATTCCCCTTCGGGAACATCCGATAAAATTGGAAGGATACAAAATAGGTTCACGTTCAAAAAATAGGCATAGTTTGGGAATTCGATAGAATTGGAACGATGCAAAATAGGCGTAGTTCGCGGGACTTGTAGTTCTAAAGTTGTGTAGGATCCAAGGTTGTCAATATTGGTCAGAGAGTTGCATTGTCAGTAAAAATTGTTGTGCTATATTGTTTCTAGCTTTAGTTCCATTAACTGTGGAAAGATAGGAACATATTCTTGGGGCTAATTCTATACAAGACTGCTTGTCGAAAAGATAAAGCGGAATAGACCAACCACAAAACACTACATTGCTTGCCTAACTAAAGAATATTCAGGCCAAGACTCGAAGCAAAACTCTGGTTTGAAAGCCGAAAGTTAACTTGATATGCTGCCGCATGATGGTCTAGTGGAAGACTGGGAGTAATATCTCCCTGTGGACTTGTAGATCTTGCTAATGaaacttccttttctcttttctgcagTAGATGAGGAGGATAGTCTTCTTCAAGGCATCAACGGCTATAGGGCTTCTACCTTGAACTTAATGGCCCTTACAAAGAATGCCAACGCAGAGTGCCTTGCCAAGGAGATAGctgagcaattcaaaaatcaaccCTGTACAAACACAACAGGCTCCAACACAGTACCAGGCACTGAACCTAATTTTCCTGACTATCCAAAACTTTTAGCCAAATGCCACTTGAATGTCTCTAACACAAGAGAGGGGGTCATAATGCCTGCTTGTGTTCCCAGCCTCGTTCCTAGTCTGGTCCTTACCAACTTCACACAGTCTCAGTACTCTGGTAATCTTAACGACACCAAGTTtaccggaattggaattggctCTGAAGAGAACTGGATTGTTGCTGTCCTGACCACGAGCACACCAGAAGGAAGCTTTGTGACTGCACAAAGTTCACCAGATGCACAAGATTCCGCAAGTTCAGCTTCCAAGGTCAGTCTGGTTCCCTACTTGCTATTTCTGCTAATGGGTTTTATCTTTCATTTGTAAACCAAGAGGATCTCCATACAGTTCATATTTTCTTGGCTATTGCTGCATTTACGGAGAAACCTCAATCGAAGGTTGCTATAAGATAAGTTTTCTGCTTTTTCGACATAGGAGATGCATGAATTTCCAATGACAGCTGCTTTGTTGGTGGAAAGATTATATTTCATTCTTGCATAACTTGATGTGTCCTGTAACTGATAGTATCACCGTTGTTATTGAGCTTTCAATTTTTTGTAGATTTGTGATAATACATGAACCGTGCTCATTTTCTCCGTTGTAATCagtatttaaataaaatttgcaCTCAGTTATATTATACATCAAGTCACAACAATGCGGTATGATTCGACCAACAAGAATTTAGTGGGTTATGGCCGACCATAATTTTGTGCTAACCAAAACAGGACCAATCGACAGATTATATTATCATCAATTATTTCTGATCGATATAAGATTTCAACTATGACAACCTTGGATTAGAGTTTCTTATCTCAATCCCATCCGTCAGATTGTTATCTTTTGATCCTTTCACTGTAAAAGTGAGGTCTCTATCTCTTTCGCTTTCACCCTCTTTTCTGAATACATCATTCAAACCCTCAAATTACTCTTCCCAATTATCAAACTACAATGGCACAACAAGGATATGATAGCTAATCCTCCGATGAGGAACCAGGAGAACCAAGCTACGGTGATGATACTGGCTGTGTACGAGGAATGACAAAGGATTCAGAGGAAAAAAAGCCACAAGGCAAAGCATGGTGGTGCATAATCAACCGAAAATGCATTCCAAGACGTATCTGGCCCAAGCGGACTGAAGTCCAAAGGTGATGAGATAATGTGTATATGTGATTGAACAGGATAACTAAAAAGGCCAAAATACATCAAAGTAAAAAATCTCCTCTCTAATCCATATTTTCCTTGCTGATATGAAACTAAACGTTTCCAGCTTCGACCAATATTGTTGCATCCGATGTGAAGAACTCCAAATGTGAACAAATCCAATGATACACTTTTGATACGAGGACTCGCTTCATGTATTCAATTCTCGTTGTCATCAGTAATTCAAGCGCTCTTTAATCTGCTCTTGTTGACAAACAAATACCTCCTCACAGCAAGCAATATGACCCATGTTGTCTTTGTGATCTTTTCCTTTATCAACAAAAGCAATGCCGAGCTTAGCACAGTTTTCAGTATCTGAGCCTGTAATCCCTTGAAGAAACCCAACAGCCCCTCTCGTTTCCAAATGGCATAAAATGCACCTGAAACGGTCCTTTGGGACTTTTGAGAT
It encodes the following:
- the LOC103414645 gene encoding uncharacterized GPI-anchored protein At3g06035-like, which encodes MASPLRLLLLPLFLSCIVLLSHQVKCDGVDEEDSLLQGINGYRASTLNLMALTKNANAECLAKEIAEQFKNQPCTNTTGSNTVPGTEPNFPDYPKLLAKCHLNVSNTREGVIMPACVPSLVPSLVLTNFTQSQYSGNLNDTKFTGIGIGSEENWIVAVLTTSTPEGSFVTAQSSPDAQDSASSASKVSLVPYLLFLLMGFIFHL